Proteins from one Desmodus rotundus isolate HL8 chromosome 9, HLdesRot8A.1, whole genome shotgun sequence genomic window:
- the CARD14 gene encoding caspase recruitment domain-containing protein 14 isoform X11, giving the protein MAGLRRTESSLTALDEETLWEMTESHRCKIVRSVCPSRLTPYLRQAKVLGQLDEEEVLHSPRLTNSAMRAGHLLDLLRTRGKNGAIAFLESLKFHNPDIYTLITGLRPDVDSSSFSGLMETSKLTECLAGAISSLQEELSQEKGQKEALEQQCRRLQERLREAEAHAEGLRHLAADHGRMKREVSAHFHEVLKLKDEMLSLSLHHSNALREKELAATRCRGLQEELYLTQQELQRERLAASCEQEFRERSLRTADGLEPAAEELSRLQEENEKLRLLTFSLAEKDILEQSLDEALESKQELVDRIHSLRQRAVAAERQRKQYWEEKEQTLLQFQKSRVDCEIYKERMAALQGQLAELQKERDQAYLARDAAQVEISQNLTEKDALRRKVFELTDQVCELRQHLRRLQAESSQGPKREAGPREPCRRGKQRLVRMFAVCPRDDSDCSCLSSSESQLWSDLSAASSRELVDSFRSSSPVPPSQLSLYKRAAEDLQDKPWSSSFPETLEVDRGASPEPKAGDADLDYEIIDRADLLESESCLQPIPGGLCISASAPVRRRPARKILSQVTVLAFQGDALLEQISVIGGNRTGVFIHWVAPGSAADEMALRPGTQIVMVDYEATEPSFKAVLEGTTLEQAIGLLRRVNGFCCLSVKVNMEGYKKLVQDLEAKVATSGDSFYIRVNLALEGRAEGELQAHCGDVLHVTDTVFQGRGCWHACRMGPYSTQPGKGGTIPSYLRAQRLLFALLQEVAQRSTATCKSLEGPQKLVRIVTVDRTKARPPCSPSDGAQTDPSGLGDPSTGSFWVESCVTLAPYSLVHPHRPSQPRPVLFVPRLLGKILSEKLCLLQGFKKCPAEYLSQEEYEASDQQGDIIQESMAPGGRYCVTRLAVQLLMEKNAHALLDVRLDSVRALHRVGIFPIIVHISINEKAAKKLKKALHRLGTSEEQLLEAGREEEGELDRAPCLHCSLAPDGWSDLDSLLGCVRFAISDEQKKVVWTEQSPP; this is encoded by the exons ATGGCGGGGCTGCGCCGCACAGAGTCCTCGCTGACAGCCCTGGACGAGGAGACGCTGTGGGAGATGACCGAGAGCCACCGCTGCAAGATCGTGCGCAGCGTCTGCCCCAGCCGCCTCACGCCCTACCTGCGCCAGGCCAAGGTGCTGGGGCAGCTGGACGAGGAGGAGGTGCTGCACAGCCCCCGGCTCACCAACAGCGCCATGAGAGCTG GACACTTGCTGGACTTGCTGAGGACGCGAGGGAAGAACGGGGCCATCGCCTTCCTGGAGAGCCTCAAGTTCCACAACCCCGACATCTACACCCTGATCACCGGGCTGCGGCCGGACGTGGACAGCAGCAGCTTCAGTG ggctCATGGAGACGTCCAAGCTGACCGAGTGCCTGGCCGGGGCCATCAGCAGCCTGCAGGAGGAGCTGAGCCAGGAAAAGGGGCAGAAGGAGGCACTGGAGCAGCAATGCCGGCGGCTGCAGGAGCGGCTGCGGGAGGCCGAGGCCCACGCCGAGGGCCTGAGGCATCTGGCGGCAGATCACGGCCGCATGAAGCGCGAGGTCAGCGCCCACTTCCACGAGGTGCTGAAGCTGAAGGACGAGATGCTCAGCCTCTCGCTGCACCACAGCAACGCGCTGCGGGAGAAGGAGCTGGCCGCCACGCGCTGCCGTGGCCTGCAGGAGGAG CTGTACCTGACGCAGCAGGAGCTGCAGCGAGAGAGGCTGGCTGCCTCCTGCGAGCAGGAGTTTCGGGAGCGGTCCCTGAGAACAGCTGACGGCCTGGAGCCCGCAGCTGAGGAGCTGAGCCGCCTGCAGGAGGAGAATGAGAAACTCCGATTGCTGACCTTCAGCCTG GCGGAGAAGGACATTCTGGAGCAGAGCCTGGATGAGGCCCTGGAGAGCAAGCAGGAGCTAGTGGACCGCATCCACTCTCTGAGGCAGCGGGCGGTGGCCGCCGAGAGGCAGCGAAAGCAG TActgggaggagaaggagcagacCCTGCTGCAGTTCCAGAAGAGCAGGGTGGACTGCGAGATCTACAAGGAGAGGATGGCCGCCCTGCAGGGCCAGCTGGCGGAGCTGCAGAAGGAGCGGGACCAG GCCTACTTGGCCCGGGACGCGGCCCAGGTGGAGATTTCTCAGAACCTGACGGAGAAGGACGCCCTCCGCAGGAAAGTGTTCGAGCTGACGGACCAGGTCTGCGAGCTGCGCCAGCACCTCCGCAGGCTGCAGGCCGAGTCCTCACAAGGG CCCAAGCGGGAAGCGGGGCCCAGGGAGCCCTGTCGGCGGGGGAAGCAGCGACTCGTGCGCATGTTCGCAGTCTGCCCCCGGGACGACAGTGACTGCAGCTGCCTCAGCTCCTCCGAG TCTCAGCTCTGGTCCGACCTGAGCGCTGCGTCCAGCCGTGAGCTGGTGGACAGTTTCCGCTccagcagccctgtgcctcccaGCCAGCTGTCCTTGTATAAGCGAGCCGCAGAGGACTTGCAGGACAAGCCCTGGTCTTCCAG CTTCCCGGAGACCCTGGAGGTGGACCGGGGAGCTTCCCCCGAACCTAAGGCAGGCGATGCAGACCTGGATTACGAGATTATAGACAGAGCAG ACCTTCTGGAGTCGGAGAGCTGCCTGCAGCCCATCCCCGGGGGCCTCTGCATCTCAGCCAG TGCCCCCGTGCGGCGCAGGCCAGCCCGGAAGATCCTGAGCCAGGTCACAGTGCTGGCCTTCCAGGGGGACGCGCTGCTGGAGCAGATAAGCGTCATCGGCGGGAACCGCACAGGCGTCTTCATTCACTGGGTCGCCCCGGGCTCAGCAGCAGACGAGATGGCCTTGCGCCCGGGCACCCAGATCGTCATG GTGGACTATGAGGCGACGGAGCCCTCCTTCAAGGCCGTCCTGGAGGGCACGACCCTGGAGCAGGCCATCGGACTCCTGCGGAGGGTGAACGGCTTCTGCTGCCTGTCTGTGAAGGTCAACATGGAGG GTTATAAGAAGCTGGTACAGGACCTGGAGGCCAAAGTGGCTACGTCAGGGGACTCCTTCTACATCCGGGTCAACCTGGCCTTGGAGGGGCGGGCAGAGGGGGAGCTGCAGGCGCACTGTGGCGATGTCCTGCATGTCACCGACACCGTGTTCCAGGGCCGTGGCTGCTGGCACGCCTGCCGCATGGGCCCCTACAGCACACAGCCCGGCAAGGGAGGCACCATCCCCAGCTACCTGCG GGCCCAGCGGCTGCTCTTTGCCCTGCTCCAGGAGGTGGCTCAGCGGAGCACCGCCACCTGCAAG TCTTTGGAGGGACCCCAGAAGTTGGTCCGCATCGTCACTGTGGACAGAACCAAGGCCAGACCCCCATGCTCCCCCTCTGATGGAGCCCAGACAGACCCCAGCGGCCTGGGAG ACCCCTCCACCGGGAGCTTCTGGGTCGAGAGCTGCGTCACCCTGGCACCCTACTCGCTGGTGCACCCCCACCGGCCCAGTCAGCCCCGGCCCGTGCTCTTCGTGCCCAGGCTGCTCGGGAAGATCCTGAGTGAGAAGCTCTGCCTCCTCCAAGGGTTTAAGAAATGCCCCGCAG AGTATTTGAGCCAGGAGGAGTATGAGGCCTCTGACCAGCAAGGGGACATCATCCAGGAGAGCATGGCCCCCGGGGGTCGCTACTGCGTGACCCGTCTGGCTGTCCAGCTCCTCATGGAGAAG AATGCCCACGCCCTGCTGGACGTCCGGCTGGACAGCGTGCGCGCCTTGCACAGGGTGGGCATCTTTCCCATCATCGTCCACATCTCCATCAACGAGAAGGCGGCGAAGAAACTCAA GAAGGCCCTGCATCGGCTGGGCACCTCGGAGGAGCAGCTCCTGGAGGccggcagggaggaggagggcgaGCTGGACAGAGCACCCTGTCTGCACTGCAGCCTGGCCCCCGACGGCTGGAGCGACCTGGACTCCCTGCTTGGCTGTGTCCGCTTCGCCATCTCAGATGAGCAGAAGAAGGTTGTGTGGACGGAGCAGAGCCCCCCCTGA
- the CARD14 gene encoding caspase recruitment domain-containing protein 14 isoform X7, whose amino-acid sequence MAGLRRTESSLTALDEETLWEMTESHRCKIVRSVCPSRLTPYLRQAKVLGQLDEEEVLHSPRLTNSAMRAGHLLDLLRTRGKNGAIAFLESLKFHNPDIYTLITGLRPDVDSSSFSGLMETSKLTECLAGAISSLQEELSQEKGQKEALEQQCRRLQERLREAEAHAEGLRHLAADHGRMKREVSAHFHEVLKLKDEMLSLSLHHSNALREKELAATRCRGLQEELYLTQQELQRERLAASCEQEFRERSLRTADGLEPAAEELSRLQEENEKLRLLTFSLAEKDILEQSLDEALESKQELVDRIHSLRQRAVAAERQRKQYWEEKEQTLLQFQKSRVDCEIYKERMAALQGQLAELQKERDQAYLARDAAQVEISQNLTEKDALRRKVFELTDQVCELRQHLRRLQAESSQGPKREAGPREPCRRGKQRLVRMFAVCPRDDSDCSCLSSSESQLWSDLSAASSRELVDSFRSSSPVPPSQLSLYKRAAEDLQDKPWSSSSFPETLEVDRGASPEPKAGDADLDYEIIDRADLLESESCLQPIPGGLCISASAPVRRRPARKILSQVTVLAFQGDALLEQISVIGGNRTGVFIHWVAPGSAADEMALRPGTQIVMVDYEATEPSFKAVLEGTTLEQAIGLLRRVNGFCCLSVKVIRSWYRTWRPKWLRQGTPSTSGSTWPWRGGQRGSCRRTVAMSCMSPTPCSRAVAAGTPAAWAPTAHSPAREAPSPATCGPSGCSLPCSRRWLSGAPPPASSRHLLGAPDPPVLSPGVGWKKAGSWLGVHWRGVSDQSWGGCPCTPANVRRGHTLHPACTLCKLFGGTPEVGPHRHCGQNQGQTPMLPL is encoded by the exons ATGGCGGGGCTGCGCCGCACAGAGTCCTCGCTGACAGCCCTGGACGAGGAGACGCTGTGGGAGATGACCGAGAGCCACCGCTGCAAGATCGTGCGCAGCGTCTGCCCCAGCCGCCTCACGCCCTACCTGCGCCAGGCCAAGGTGCTGGGGCAGCTGGACGAGGAGGAGGTGCTGCACAGCCCCCGGCTCACCAACAGCGCCATGAGAGCTG GACACTTGCTGGACTTGCTGAGGACGCGAGGGAAGAACGGGGCCATCGCCTTCCTGGAGAGCCTCAAGTTCCACAACCCCGACATCTACACCCTGATCACCGGGCTGCGGCCGGACGTGGACAGCAGCAGCTTCAGTG ggctCATGGAGACGTCCAAGCTGACCGAGTGCCTGGCCGGGGCCATCAGCAGCCTGCAGGAGGAGCTGAGCCAGGAAAAGGGGCAGAAGGAGGCACTGGAGCAGCAATGCCGGCGGCTGCAGGAGCGGCTGCGGGAGGCCGAGGCCCACGCCGAGGGCCTGAGGCATCTGGCGGCAGATCACGGCCGCATGAAGCGCGAGGTCAGCGCCCACTTCCACGAGGTGCTGAAGCTGAAGGACGAGATGCTCAGCCTCTCGCTGCACCACAGCAACGCGCTGCGGGAGAAGGAGCTGGCCGCCACGCGCTGCCGTGGCCTGCAGGAGGAG CTGTACCTGACGCAGCAGGAGCTGCAGCGAGAGAGGCTGGCTGCCTCCTGCGAGCAGGAGTTTCGGGAGCGGTCCCTGAGAACAGCTGACGGCCTGGAGCCCGCAGCTGAGGAGCTGAGCCGCCTGCAGGAGGAGAATGAGAAACTCCGATTGCTGACCTTCAGCCTG GCGGAGAAGGACATTCTGGAGCAGAGCCTGGATGAGGCCCTGGAGAGCAAGCAGGAGCTAGTGGACCGCATCCACTCTCTGAGGCAGCGGGCGGTGGCCGCCGAGAGGCAGCGAAAGCAG TActgggaggagaaggagcagacCCTGCTGCAGTTCCAGAAGAGCAGGGTGGACTGCGAGATCTACAAGGAGAGGATGGCCGCCCTGCAGGGCCAGCTGGCGGAGCTGCAGAAGGAGCGGGACCAG GCCTACTTGGCCCGGGACGCGGCCCAGGTGGAGATTTCTCAGAACCTGACGGAGAAGGACGCCCTCCGCAGGAAAGTGTTCGAGCTGACGGACCAGGTCTGCGAGCTGCGCCAGCACCTCCGCAGGCTGCAGGCCGAGTCCTCACAAGGG CCCAAGCGGGAAGCGGGGCCCAGGGAGCCCTGTCGGCGGGGGAAGCAGCGACTCGTGCGCATGTTCGCAGTCTGCCCCCGGGACGACAGTGACTGCAGCTGCCTCAGCTCCTCCGAG TCTCAGCTCTGGTCCGACCTGAGCGCTGCGTCCAGCCGTGAGCTGGTGGACAGTTTCCGCTccagcagccctgtgcctcccaGCCAGCTGTCCTTGTATAAGCGAGCCGCAGAGGACTTGCAGGACAAGCCCTGGTCTTCCAG CAGCTTCCCGGAGACCCTGGAGGTGGACCGGGGAGCTTCCCCCGAACCTAAGGCAGGCGATGCAGACCTGGATTACGAGATTATAGACAGAGCAG ACCTTCTGGAGTCGGAGAGCTGCCTGCAGCCCATCCCCGGGGGCCTCTGCATCTCAGCCAG TGCCCCCGTGCGGCGCAGGCCAGCCCGGAAGATCCTGAGCCAGGTCACAGTGCTGGCCTTCCAGGGGGACGCGCTGCTGGAGCAGATAAGCGTCATCGGCGGGAACCGCACAGGCGTCTTCATTCACTGGGTCGCCCCGGGCTCAGCAGCAGACGAGATGGCCTTGCGCCCGGGCACCCAGATCGTCATG GTGGACTATGAGGCGACGGAGCCCTCCTTCAAGGCCGTCCTGGAGGGCACGACCCTGGAGCAGGCCATCGGACTCCTGCGGAGGGTGAACGGCTTCTGCTGCCTGTCTGTGAAG GTTATAAGAAGCTGGTACAGGACCTGGAGGCCAAAGTGGCTACGTCAGGGGACTCCTTCTACATCCGGGTCAACCTGGCCTTGGAGGGGCGGGCAGAGGGGGAGCTGCAGGCGCACTGTGGCGATGTCCTGCATGTCACCGACACCGTGTTCCAGGGCCGTGGCTGCTGGCACGCCTGCCGCATGGGCCCCTACAGCACACAGCCCGGCAAGGGAGGCACCATCCCCAGCTACCTGCG GGCCCAGCGGCTGCTCTTTGCCCTGCTCCAGGAGGTGGCTCAGCGGAGCACCGCCACCTGCAAG ctcacGTCACCTGCTGGGAGCGCCTGATCCACCTGTCCTCTCACCTGGCGTGGGCTGGAAGAAGGCTGGGAGCTGGCTCGGGGTCCATTGGCGGGGTGTAAGCGACCAGTCTTGGGGGGGTTGCCCGTGCACCCCTGCAAACGTTCGCCGGGGCCACACTCTGCACCCAGCCTGCACGCTCTGCAAGC TCTTTGGAGGGACCCCAGAAGTTGGTCCGCATCGTCACTGTGGACAGAACCAAGGCCAGACCCCCATGCTCCCCCTCTGA
- the CARD14 gene encoding caspase recruitment domain-containing protein 14 isoform X2 — MAGLRRTESSLTALDEETLWEMTESHRCKIVRSVCPSRLTPYLRQAKVLGQLDEEEVLHSPRLTNSAMRAGHLLDLLRTRGKNGAIAFLESLKFHNPDIYTLITGLRPDVDSSSFSGLMETSKLTECLAGAISSLQEELSQEKGQKEALEQQCRRLQERLREAEAHAEGLRHLAADHGRMKREVSAHFHEVLKLKDEMLSLSLHHSNALREKELAATRCRGLQEELYLTQQELQRERLAASCEQEFRERSLRTADGLEPAAEELSRLQEENEKLRLLTFSLAEKDILEQSLDEALESKQELVDRIHSLRQRAVAAERQRKQYWEEKEQTLLQFQKSRVDCEIYKERMAALQGQLAELQKERDQAYLARDAAQVEISQNLTEKDALRRKVFELTDQVCELRQHLRRLQAESSQGPKREAGPREPCRRGKQRLVRMFAVCPRDDSDCSCLSSSESQLWSDLSAASSRELVDSFRSSSPVPPSQLSLYKRAAEDLQDKPWSSSSFPETLEVDRGASPEPKAGDADLDYEIIDRADLLESESCLQPIPGGLCISASAPVRRRPARKILSQVTVLAFQGDALLEQISVIGGNRTGVFIHWVAPGSAADEMALRPGTQIVMVDYEATEPSFKAVLEGTTLEQAIGLLRRVNGFCCLSVKVNMEGYKKLVQDLEAKVATSGDSFYIRVNLALEGRAEGELQAHCGDVLHVTDTVFQGRGCWHACRMGPYSTQPGKGGTIPSYLRAQRLLFALLQEVAQRSTATCKVRLKSLEGPQKLVRIVTVDRTKARPPCSPSDGAQTDPSGLGDPSTGSFWVESCVTLAPYSLVHPHRPSQPRPVLFVPRLLGKILSEKLCLLQGFKKCPAEYLSQEEYEASDQQGDIIQESMAPGGRYCVTRLAVQLLMEKNAHALLDVRLDSVRALHRVGIFPIIVHISINEKAAKKLKKALHRLGTSEEQLLEAGREEEGELDRAPCLHCSLAPDGWSDLDSLLGCVRFAISDEQKKVVWTEQSPP; from the exons ATGGCGGGGCTGCGCCGCACAGAGTCCTCGCTGACAGCCCTGGACGAGGAGACGCTGTGGGAGATGACCGAGAGCCACCGCTGCAAGATCGTGCGCAGCGTCTGCCCCAGCCGCCTCACGCCCTACCTGCGCCAGGCCAAGGTGCTGGGGCAGCTGGACGAGGAGGAGGTGCTGCACAGCCCCCGGCTCACCAACAGCGCCATGAGAGCTG GACACTTGCTGGACTTGCTGAGGACGCGAGGGAAGAACGGGGCCATCGCCTTCCTGGAGAGCCTCAAGTTCCACAACCCCGACATCTACACCCTGATCACCGGGCTGCGGCCGGACGTGGACAGCAGCAGCTTCAGTG ggctCATGGAGACGTCCAAGCTGACCGAGTGCCTGGCCGGGGCCATCAGCAGCCTGCAGGAGGAGCTGAGCCAGGAAAAGGGGCAGAAGGAGGCACTGGAGCAGCAATGCCGGCGGCTGCAGGAGCGGCTGCGGGAGGCCGAGGCCCACGCCGAGGGCCTGAGGCATCTGGCGGCAGATCACGGCCGCATGAAGCGCGAGGTCAGCGCCCACTTCCACGAGGTGCTGAAGCTGAAGGACGAGATGCTCAGCCTCTCGCTGCACCACAGCAACGCGCTGCGGGAGAAGGAGCTGGCCGCCACGCGCTGCCGTGGCCTGCAGGAGGAG CTGTACCTGACGCAGCAGGAGCTGCAGCGAGAGAGGCTGGCTGCCTCCTGCGAGCAGGAGTTTCGGGAGCGGTCCCTGAGAACAGCTGACGGCCTGGAGCCCGCAGCTGAGGAGCTGAGCCGCCTGCAGGAGGAGAATGAGAAACTCCGATTGCTGACCTTCAGCCTG GCGGAGAAGGACATTCTGGAGCAGAGCCTGGATGAGGCCCTGGAGAGCAAGCAGGAGCTAGTGGACCGCATCCACTCTCTGAGGCAGCGGGCGGTGGCCGCCGAGAGGCAGCGAAAGCAG TActgggaggagaaggagcagacCCTGCTGCAGTTCCAGAAGAGCAGGGTGGACTGCGAGATCTACAAGGAGAGGATGGCCGCCCTGCAGGGCCAGCTGGCGGAGCTGCAGAAGGAGCGGGACCAG GCCTACTTGGCCCGGGACGCGGCCCAGGTGGAGATTTCTCAGAACCTGACGGAGAAGGACGCCCTCCGCAGGAAAGTGTTCGAGCTGACGGACCAGGTCTGCGAGCTGCGCCAGCACCTCCGCAGGCTGCAGGCCGAGTCCTCACAAGGG CCCAAGCGGGAAGCGGGGCCCAGGGAGCCCTGTCGGCGGGGGAAGCAGCGACTCGTGCGCATGTTCGCAGTCTGCCCCCGGGACGACAGTGACTGCAGCTGCCTCAGCTCCTCCGAG TCTCAGCTCTGGTCCGACCTGAGCGCTGCGTCCAGCCGTGAGCTGGTGGACAGTTTCCGCTccagcagccctgtgcctcccaGCCAGCTGTCCTTGTATAAGCGAGCCGCAGAGGACTTGCAGGACAAGCCCTGGTCTTCCAG CAGCTTCCCGGAGACCCTGGAGGTGGACCGGGGAGCTTCCCCCGAACCTAAGGCAGGCGATGCAGACCTGGATTACGAGATTATAGACAGAGCAG ACCTTCTGGAGTCGGAGAGCTGCCTGCAGCCCATCCCCGGGGGCCTCTGCATCTCAGCCAG TGCCCCCGTGCGGCGCAGGCCAGCCCGGAAGATCCTGAGCCAGGTCACAGTGCTGGCCTTCCAGGGGGACGCGCTGCTGGAGCAGATAAGCGTCATCGGCGGGAACCGCACAGGCGTCTTCATTCACTGGGTCGCCCCGGGCTCAGCAGCAGACGAGATGGCCTTGCGCCCGGGCACCCAGATCGTCATG GTGGACTATGAGGCGACGGAGCCCTCCTTCAAGGCCGTCCTGGAGGGCACGACCCTGGAGCAGGCCATCGGACTCCTGCGGAGGGTGAACGGCTTCTGCTGCCTGTCTGTGAAGGTCAACATGGAGG GTTATAAGAAGCTGGTACAGGACCTGGAGGCCAAAGTGGCTACGTCAGGGGACTCCTTCTACATCCGGGTCAACCTGGCCTTGGAGGGGCGGGCAGAGGGGGAGCTGCAGGCGCACTGTGGCGATGTCCTGCATGTCACCGACACCGTGTTCCAGGGCCGTGGCTGCTGGCACGCCTGCCGCATGGGCCCCTACAGCACACAGCCCGGCAAGGGAGGCACCATCCCCAGCTACCTGCG GGCCCAGCGGCTGCTCTTTGCCCTGCTCCAGGAGGTGGCTCAGCGGAGCACCGCCACCTGCAAGGTGAGGCTCAAG TCTTTGGAGGGACCCCAGAAGTTGGTCCGCATCGTCACTGTGGACAGAACCAAGGCCAGACCCCCATGCTCCCCCTCTGATGGAGCCCAGACAGACCCCAGCGGCCTGGGAG ACCCCTCCACCGGGAGCTTCTGGGTCGAGAGCTGCGTCACCCTGGCACCCTACTCGCTGGTGCACCCCCACCGGCCCAGTCAGCCCCGGCCCGTGCTCTTCGTGCCCAGGCTGCTCGGGAAGATCCTGAGTGAGAAGCTCTGCCTCCTCCAAGGGTTTAAGAAATGCCCCGCAG AGTATTTGAGCCAGGAGGAGTATGAGGCCTCTGACCAGCAAGGGGACATCATCCAGGAGAGCATGGCCCCCGGGGGTCGCTACTGCGTGACCCGTCTGGCTGTCCAGCTCCTCATGGAGAAG AATGCCCACGCCCTGCTGGACGTCCGGCTGGACAGCGTGCGCGCCTTGCACAGGGTGGGCATCTTTCCCATCATCGTCCACATCTCCATCAACGAGAAGGCGGCGAAGAAACTCAA GAAGGCCCTGCATCGGCTGGGCACCTCGGAGGAGCAGCTCCTGGAGGccggcagggaggaggagggcgaGCTGGACAGAGCACCCTGTCTGCACTGCAGCCTGGCCCCCGACGGCTGGAGCGACCTGGACTCCCTGCTTGGCTGTGTCCGCTTCGCCATCTCAGATGAGCAGAAGAAGGTTGTGTGGACGGAGCAGAGCCCCCCCTGA